In Campylobacter concisus ATCC 51562, one DNA window encodes the following:
- a CDS encoding TRAP transporter small permease: protein MKNFINALDILIVSLNKTIAVLGLASGTLLAFANVVARYFFDKSWSWASELSNYLFIWSAFFAAAYGFNKGIHVSVTILVEKFPPALAKACLLFSHILTTVFLIFIAVYSVDYLKILHEIEQMIIDLGIPQWVPMLVLPIAFVTASYRSAEKAIKVALTPAAKVVSNEAHELAHGSVVKD from the coding sequence ATGAAAAATTTCATTAACGCTCTTGATATATTGATAGTCTCGCTCAATAAGACTATCGCCGTTTTAGGGCTAGCTAGTGGAACGCTACTAGCCTTTGCCAACGTCGTGGCTAGATACTTTTTTGACAAAAGCTGGTCATGGGCGAGCGAGCTATCAAACTACCTCTTCATTTGGTCGGCGTTTTTTGCCGCAGCGTATGGCTTTAACAAGGGCATCCACGTGAGCGTAACTATCTTGGTGGAGAAATTTCCACCAGCGCTTGCGAAAGCGTGCCTGCTCTTTTCGCACATCTTAACAACTGTCTTTTTGATATTTATCGCGGTTTATTCGGTGGATTATCTTAAAATTTTGCACGAGATCGAGCAGATGATAATAGACCTTGGCATACCTCAATGGGTCCCTATGCTAGTGCTTCCAATAGCCTTTGTCACAGCTAGCTACCGCTCGGCTGAAAAGGCTATCAAAGTAGCTCTAACTCCAGCAGCAAAGGTCGTAAGCAACGAAGCGCACGAGCTAGCTCATGGTAGCGTAGTCAAAGACTAA
- a CDS encoding TRAP transporter large permease produces MTIAFLFILLFALMLIGVPVAVSLGTSTVLTMIFFTDIDIATIPQLIFDGINKFSLMAIPMFILAGNLLSKGGSARRIIDFAKSMVGHLPGGLPMSAIFACIIFAAVSGSSPATVVAIGSIMFAAIKEAGYPKEYAVGGITTAGSLGILIPPSVVMIVYGVTAEVSIGKLFMAGVVPGLMLGAFMLVQTYVGAKKLGFKATKAEPFKVRVQKFAKAFWALLIVVVVIGGIYGGIFTPTEAAAASAVYALFISLFIYRDIKIKDLWDICLDSALTTAMIFFIIANAVVFAYLLTSEQIPQAIASMILDANIGMIGFLIFVNILLFIMGQFMEPSSVIMIMVPLLLPISTQLGIDPIHFGIILVVNMEIGMVTPPVGLNLFVASGLTNMNLKEVIMACLPWTLTLFFGLILVTYIPQISLWLPNIMYGH; encoded by the coding sequence ATGACAATAGCATTTTTATTTATCCTGCTTTTTGCGCTAATGCTAATAGGCGTGCCAGTCGCGGTTTCGCTAGGTACAAGCACCGTTTTAACGATGATATTTTTTACAGATATCGACATCGCTACGATCCCACAGCTAATTTTTGATGGTATCAATAAATTTTCGCTAATGGCGATACCGATGTTTATCTTGGCTGGAAATTTACTAAGTAAAGGTGGCTCAGCAAGGCGTATCATTGACTTTGCAAAGTCTATGGTCGGACACTTACCAGGTGGTTTGCCTATGAGTGCGATATTTGCCTGCATCATCTTTGCAGCAGTCTCTGGAAGCTCACCTGCGACGGTTGTAGCTATTGGCTCGATTATGTTTGCAGCGATAAAAGAGGCTGGCTATCCAAAAGAGTACGCAGTGGGCGGCATAACTACGGCTGGCTCACTTGGAATTTTGATCCCACCTTCAGTTGTTATGATAGTTTATGGCGTAACTGCTGAGGTAAGTATCGGTAAGCTCTTTATGGCTGGTGTTGTGCCTGGTCTTATGCTTGGAGCTTTTATGCTCGTTCAAACCTATGTTGGCGCAAAAAAGCTTGGCTTTAAAGCAACTAAGGCTGAGCCATTTAAAGTAAGAGTGCAGAAATTTGCCAAAGCATTTTGGGCGCTTTTAATCGTTGTCGTGGTCATCGGCGGAATTTATGGAGGAATTTTTACTCCAACTGAAGCTGCTGCGGCAAGTGCGGTCTATGCGCTATTTATCTCGCTTTTTATCTATAGAGATATAAAGATAAAAGATCTTTGGGATATCTGCTTAGACTCAGCCCTTACAACAGCTATGATATTTTTCATCATCGCAAACGCCGTTGTTTTTGCATATTTGCTAACTAGCGAGCAGATCCCTCAAGCTATCGCTTCGATGATACTTGATGCAAATATCGGTATGATAGGATTTTTGATATTTGTAAATATCTTGCTCTTTATCATGGGTCAGTTTATGGAGCCTTCAAGCGTCATCATGATCATGGTTCCACTTTTGCTTCCGATTTCAACGCAACTTGGCATAGATCCGATACACTTTGGCATTATCTTAGTTGTAAATATGGAGATAGGTATGGTGACTCCGCCTGTTGGACTAAATTTATTTGTCGCAAGCGGTCTTACAAATATGAATCTAAAAGAGGTCATCATGGCATGCTTGCCGTGGACACTTACTTTATTCTTTGGCCTTATCTTGGTTACTTATATACCACAAATTTCTCTTTGGTTGCCAAACATAATGTATGGACATTAA
- a CDS encoding Bax inhibitor-1/YccA family protein, translating into MSLYDRNYAKQNQEELAYSQSSLSTFIKQTYQLFAASLLSATAGAYVGISIAGVFAANRFLFWGLVIVEFALLFGLMAAKRKEGLNLILLFAFTFISGLTLTPLLSAILAMPSGAGIVAQAFGLTTVAFGALSVFAMNTKRDFTTMGKMLFITLIVIIAAAIINIFVKSTMFQLVIASISSILFSAYILFDTQNIIRGNYETPVEGAVALYLDFVNLFTSLLQILGIFNRND; encoded by the coding sequence ATGAGTTTGTATGATAGAAACTACGCTAAGCAAAATCAAGAAGAGCTTGCGTATTCTCAAAGCTCACTAAGCACTTTTATAAAACAAACTTATCAACTTTTTGCAGCATCACTGCTTTCAGCAACAGCTGGCGCTTATGTAGGTATTAGCATCGCTGGCGTTTTTGCGGCAAATAGATTTTTGTTTTGGGGGCTTGTTATAGTCGAATTTGCACTACTTTTTGGCTTAATGGCAGCTAAACGTAAAGAGGGATTAAATTTAATACTTCTATTTGCATTTACTTTTATAAGTGGCCTTACGCTAACTCCGCTACTTTCAGCAATCCTTGCCATGCCAAGTGGAGCTGGTATCGTAGCTCAAGCATTTGGACTAACAACAGTTGCTTTTGGTGCGTTAAGCGTCTTTGCGATGAATACAAAACGTGACTTTACAACAATGGGTAAAATGTTATTCATAACCTTAATTGTTATCATTGCAGCAGCTATTATCAATATCTTTGTTAAAAGTACAATGTTTCAACTTGTAATCGCAAGTATTTCATCGATCTTATTTAGCGCATATATACTTTTTGATACGCAAAATATTATCCGTGGAAACTATGAAACACCAGTTGAAGGCGCAGTTGCTTTGTATCTTGATTTTGTAAATCTATTTACATCATTACTACAAATTTTAGGAATTTTTAATAGAAATGACTAA
- a CDS encoding polysaccharide deacetylase family protein gives MIKTLLASFLTLTFALADAHILVYHRFDDPRHTSTDISIKNLREQFEYFKNNGYEVVKLSKLVDAVNAGEKIPDNWIVITVDDGYKSFYDKALSVFKEYNYPFALMLYVEASANKYGDYLDFDQIKELEAYGEIGYHSYAHPRMTKLSDEALREDFQKGVETFEKHMGYKPKFFAVPYGEIDSRVVKLAKEFGFLALLNQNSGAVSDKSDVYDLYRTPVMNGTKIALTFNSKFLNAQWIFPDSYPQNNAIDKLIIKTDTNASEGSFFMTGFNGFKKVPMTNGVFECKFNPPLDKRKVLISLKVDHQRSTKLLIKDINAK, from the coding sequence ATGATAAAAACACTTTTAGCGTCATTTTTGACGCTAACATTTGCTTTAGCAGACGCTCATATTTTAGTCTATCATCGCTTTGATGATCCAAGACATACAAGCACTGATATTTCTATTAAAAATTTAAGAGAGCAGTTTGAATATTTCAAAAATAATGGCTATGAAGTCGTTAAACTCTCAAAGCTAGTCGATGCTGTAAATGCCGGCGAAAAAATACCTGATAACTGGATCGTTATCACTGTAGATGATGGTTATAAAAGTTTCTATGACAAGGCCCTTAGTGTATTTAAAGAGTATAACTATCCATTTGCACTAATGCTTTATGTGGAAGCCAGTGCAAATAAATATGGCGATTATTTGGATTTTGATCAGATTAAGGAACTTGAGGCCTACGGCGAGATCGGCTACCACTCATACGCGCACCCAAGGATGACGAAGCTTAGCGACGAGGCACTAAGAGAGGATTTTCAAAAAGGCGTAGAGACCTTTGAAAAACATATGGGTTATAAGCCAAAATTTTTTGCAGTGCCATACGGCGAGATCGATAGTCGAGTCGTAAAACTTGCAAAAGAATTTGGTTTTTTAGCGCTTTTAAATCAAAACTCAGGTGCAGTTTCAGACAAGAGTGATGTTTACGATCTTTATAGAACACCAGTAATGAACGGTACCAAAATAGCACTGACTTTTAATAGCAAATTTCTAAATGCCCAGTGGATATTTCCGGATAGCTATCCACAAAATAATGCAATAGACAAACTCATTATAAAAACTGATACAAATGCTAGCGAGGGTAGTTTTTTTATGACTGGCTTTAATGGCTTTAAAAAGGTACCTATGACAAATGGTGTTTTTGAGTGTAAATTTAACCCACCTCTCGATAAACGCAAAGTTTTAATATCACTAAAAGTAGATCATCAACGAAGTACAAAACTTCTAATAAAGGACATCAATGCTAAATAG
- a CDS encoding GGDEF domain-containing protein, translating into MRRISLYTAQKLIMLSILSTHVCYFFIFLFMKEEILAVTNVFSVATYLFLLRLIYDSPENNKITMVVVQLEILFHALVCMLTLGWGYGFGLLFLASSLILFFTSFTYKFFNYIIVATQIILSIACYVYLDGQPVKDFDGFKDLLFVFNLSMVCIFSVVISYLLESSNLFIFLSILEEKEMAENILNHDPLTGLLNRTSMQKILSQNDLYKNRDFAIVMCDIDNFKKINDTYGHGAGDAVLRSLSGIFKNTFRDKDRVARFGGEEFLAVVLGVKKDAAISIVERVRETLSKNIVEFENIKINATMTFGVVAHDGTGEFSLEKMIKQADNLLYAGKRSGKNIVMSADYDPKV; encoded by the coding sequence ATGCGTAGAATTTCACTCTATACGGCTCAAAAACTTATCATGCTTTCAATATTATCAACTCACGTCTGTTATTTTTTTATCTTTTTATTTATGAAAGAAGAAATTCTAGCAGTTACGAATGTATTTTCAGTAGCAACCTATCTTTTTCTTTTAAGGCTTATTTACGATAGCCCTGAAAATAACAAGATAACAATGGTAGTAGTCCAGCTTGAAATTTTATTTCATGCATTAGTTTGTATGCTAACACTTGGATGGGGATACGGATTTGGGTTATTGTTTTTAGCATCGTCGCTAATACTATTTTTTACTTCATTTACCTATAAATTTTTTAACTACATAATAGTTGCAACGCAAATAATTTTATCTATAGCCTGCTATGTATATTTAGATGGCCAGCCTGTAAAAGATTTTGACGGCTTTAAAGATCTACTTTTTGTTTTTAACTTAAGTATGGTTTGCATATTTTCGGTTGTTATTTCGTACCTTTTGGAAAGCTCAAATTTATTTATATTTTTAAGCATCTTAGAGGAAAAAGAGATGGCTGAAAATATCTTAAATCACGATCCATTAACAGGGCTTTTAAATCGTACTTCGATGCAGAAAATTTTAAGTCAAAATGATCTTTATAAAAATAGGGACTTTGCTATCGTTATGTGCGATATTGATAATTTTAAAAAGATAAACGATACCTATGGACACGGCGCAGGAGATGCTGTTTTAAGAAGCTTATCAGGCATATTTAAAAACACATTTAGAGATAAAGATAGAGTAGCTAGGTTTGGCGGAGAAGAATTTTTAGCAGTTGTCTTGGGCGTAAAAAAAGATGCAGCTATAAGTATCGTAGAGCGTGTGAGGGAGACTTTGAGTAAAAATATAGTTGAGTTTGAAAACATAAAGATCAACGCAACTATGACTTTTGGAGTAGTTGCTCATGATGGTACTGGAGAATTTAGCTTAGAAAAGATGATAAAACAAGCTGATAATCTACTTTATGCTGGTAAGCGAAGTGGTAAAAATATCGTTATGAGTGCGGATTACGATCCAAAAGTATAA
- a CDS encoding mechanosensitive ion channel family protein — protein sequence MRKFLAIILLCFTFAFAAESNKTQEEDIISITNQIQTLNSQIKILKAQQKDANNSKADNSNLASLHKKKSDLLEKIPNYIMQIELTQSDINKFNLQKEVLEKKVARLEKQSNKDAYIQSAIELEKMKVDYAYYSALISLEEIFKKGAKANSIKEVIDNGLLNLQTNSYVSIKDLKDSLNDTSGSYDNAFFDLELKKESEEEILTYLKNNADLLSSSMLLSELNLVDAVEYINRATDINSSKFNIGKIVVIVAIFLFFVSLTRILAKLTYWLMSLIASGEGVKEAKNQIVDIIKKPISALLIIYALNICIGVGFYPVPVPLTVANIFSIIYIVAFSWLVLTILNGYGIAIIDKIAQKSKRKEVINLALKVIYVIVLIITLLLILQKLGFDISALIASLGIGGLAVAFAAKDIIANFFASVMMLFDNSFSQGDWIVCGDIEGTVVEIGFRKTTVRSFDNALIFVPNSKLASDPVRNWSRRKVGRRIRMVIGIEYGPTTEEIKKCVNDIKNMLINHPDIAKSEDIAANKRGLKYRQNIVSVDDYAGYKSNLFVVVDDFADSSINILVCCFAKTIVWGEFLDVKQDVMLKIMDILKQNGLNFAFPSQSLYIESVKDKI from the coding sequence ATGCGTAAATTTCTAGCCATTATCTTGCTTTGCTTTACCTTTGCTTTTGCGGCTGAGAGCAACAAAACTCAAGAAGAAGACATAATAAGCATAACAAATCAAATCCAAACCCTAAACAGCCAGATAAAAATTTTAAAAGCACAGCAAAAAGATGCAAATAACTCAAAGGCTGACAACTCAAATTTAGCCAGCCTCCACAAAAAAAAGAGCGATCTTTTAGAAAAGATACCAAACTATATCATGCAGATCGAATTAACCCAAAGCGATATCAATAAATTTAATCTGCAAAAAGAGGTGCTAGAAAAAAAGGTAGCTAGACTAGAGAAGCAGTCAAACAAAGATGCCTACATCCAAAGCGCCATCGAGCTTGAGAAGATGAAGGTTGATTACGCTTACTACTCGGCGCTTATTAGCCTTGAAGAGATCTTTAAAAAGGGCGCTAAGGCAAATTCCATAAAAGAAGTGATAGATAATGGCCTTTTAAATTTACAGACAAATTCTTATGTGAGCATAAAAGACCTAAAGGATTCACTAAATGACACTTCAGGTTCTTATGACAACGCCTTTTTTGACCTTGAGCTAAAAAAAGAGAGTGAAGAAGAAATTTTAACCTATCTTAAAAATAACGCCGATCTTCTAAGCTCAAGCATGCTCTTGTCTGAGCTAAATTTAGTCGATGCAGTCGAATACATAAACAGAGCAACTGATATAAATTCAAGTAAATTTAACATCGGCAAGATCGTTGTTATCGTTGCGATATTTTTATTTTTCGTTTCGCTAACTAGAATTCTAGCCAAACTAACCTACTGGCTAATGTCGCTCATCGCTTCAGGCGAAGGGGTAAAAGAGGCTAAAAATCAAATCGTTGATATCATCAAAAAGCCGATTTCAGCACTTCTTATCATCTACGCGCTAAACATCTGTATCGGCGTTGGATTTTACCCAGTGCCAGTACCTCTAACGGTAGCAAATATCTTTTCTATCATATATATAGTCGCATTTTCATGGCTTGTCCTAACCATACTAAATGGCTACGGCATCGCTATAATCGATAAGATCGCGCAAAAAAGCAAGCGTAAAGAGGTGATAAACCTAGCACTGAAAGTCATCTACGTGATCGTGCTAATTATCACACTTTTACTAATCCTTCAAAAGCTTGGCTTTGATATCTCAGCACTCATCGCCTCACTTGGTATCGGTGGTCTTGCCGTTGCCTTCGCTGCTAAAGACATCATCGCAAACTTCTTTGCCTCTGTTATGATGCTCTTTGACAACTCATTTTCACAAGGCGACTGGATAGTCTGTGGTGATATCGAGGGCACAGTCGTTGAGATAGGATTTAGAAAAACAACTGTTAGAAGCTTTGATAACGCCCTTATCTTCGTGCCAAACTCAAAGCTAGCAAGCGATCCTGTTAGAAACTGGAGCAGAAGAAAGGTCGGCAGACGTATAAGAATGGTTATTGGCATCGAGTATGGGCCAACTACAGAAGAGATCAAAAAATGTGTAAATGACATCAAAAATATGCTGATAAATCACCCTGATATCGCTAAAAGCGAAGATATCGCGGCTAATAAAAGAGGACTAAAATATAGACAAAACATAGTCTCAGTTGATGACTACGCTGGATATAAGTCAAATTTATTTGTCGTGGTTGATGACTTTGCTGATAGCTCGATAAATATCCTAGTTTGTTGCTTTGCAAAAACTATCGTTTGGGGAGAATTTTTAGATGTCAAACAAGATGTAATGTTAAAGATTATGGATATTTTAAAGCAAAATGGTCTAAATTTCGCATTCCCAAGCCAAAGCTTGTATATTGAAAGCGTCAAAGATAAAATTTAA
- a CDS encoding carbonic anhydrase yields the protein MDDSILEGAVKFMEDGFLEHEELFKSLQSKQDPHTLFISCVDSRVVPNLITNCLPGELFMVRNIANIVPPYRVSEEFLATTSAIEYALEVLNIKNIIICGHSDCGGCAALYVDEKKLKNTPNVKNWIKLIEPIKREVLKFTSDDPAKMAWLTERLNVINSIENIMTYPNIKDEYESGKLQIYGWHYIIETGEIFSYDLKEGTFKLLADKRGENA from the coding sequence ATGGATGATTCAATACTTGAAGGTGCAGTAAAATTTATGGAAGATGGCTTTTTAGAGCATGAAGAGCTCTTTAAAAGTCTGCAAAGCAAACAAGATCCTCACACACTTTTCATATCATGCGTGGACTCAAGGGTCGTGCCAAATTTGATAACAAACTGCCTGCCAGGCGAGCTTTTCATGGTGCGAAATATCGCAAATATCGTGCCACCATATAGAGTGAGCGAAGAGTTTTTGGCGACCACTTCGGCGATTGAGTATGCGCTTGAAGTTTTAAACATTAAAAACATCATCATCTGCGGACACTCTGATTGTGGCGGATGCGCAGCACTTTATGTTGATGAAAAGAAGCTAAAAAACACCCCAAACGTTAAGAACTGGATAAAACTGATCGAGCCGATCAAGCGAGAAGTGCTTAAATTTACAAGCGACGATCCAGCCAAAATGGCATGGCTAACCGAGAGGCTAAACGTGATAAATTCGATCGAAAACATAATGACCTATCCAAATATAAAAGATGAGTATGAAAGTGGCAAGCTTCAAATTTATGGCTGGCACTACATCATAGAAACTGGCGAAATTTTTAGCTACGATTTAAAAGAGGGCACGTTTAAGCTTCTAGCGGACAAAAGAGGCGAAAATGCGTAA
- the secG gene encoding preprotein translocase subunit SecG — protein MSLIFLILQFALAVIITIAVLLQKSSSIGLGAYSGSNESLFGAKGPAGFLAKFTFIVGILFILNTLALGYFYNKDLKRSIVDSVDSKSLVIPKSNDVPSAPSAPQTPAK, from the coding sequence GTGAGTTTAATATTTTTGATCTTACAGTTTGCTCTAGCTGTCATCATAACTATCGCTGTTTTACTTCAAAAAAGCTCATCTATCGGACTTGGGGCATATAGCGGAAGTAACGAGAGTCTTTTTGGAGCAAAAGGACCAGCTGGATTTTTAGCTAAATTTACTTTTATCGTAGGTATTTTATTTATCTTAAATACACTTGCACTTGGATACTTCTACAATAAAGATCTAAAACGCTCTATCGTTGATAGCGTCGATAGTAAATCTCTAGTCATACCAAAGTCAAACGACGTACCATCAGCTCCTAGTGCACCACAAACTCCAGCAAAATAA
- a CDS encoding DctP family TRAP transporter solute-binding subunit: MKFLQALLFTCAISGLAFGADKVYTIKFAHVVAASTPKGKAADFFAKRAEELSGGKIKVQVFPSAQLLDDDRVFGALKLGNVQMAAPSFSKFTPIVPQFQLFDLPFIFKDADHLHKVQDGVVGEELKGLVTKKGFVALDYWDAGFKHFSSSKKPILVPEDAKGQKFRIQSSKVLEEQIKAIGGNPQVLPFSEVYSALQQGVVDATENPLSNFYNSKFHEVQSSLTLSHHGYLGYLVVMSDKFWNKLPDDLKANVKQALSEATAYEREETAKEDAHVIAELEKYIADTKKLEIFKIDDAQKAEWEKTMQAIYPKFYDVIGKELIEKTIETK; encoded by the coding sequence ATGAAATTCTTACAAGCTTTACTTTTTACTTGTGCCATCAGTGGCTTAGCATTTGGTGCTGACAAAGTATATACGATCAAATTTGCGCACGTTGTCGCAGCTTCTACGCCAAAGGGCAAGGCGGCAGACTTTTTTGCAAAGCGTGCTGAGGAGCTAAGCGGCGGCAAGATAAAAGTTCAAGTCTTCCCATCAGCTCAGCTACTTGATGACGATAGAGTTTTTGGCGCGTTAAAACTTGGTAACGTTCAAATGGCAGCTCCAAGCTTTTCTAAATTTACACCTATCGTGCCGCAGTTTCAGCTATTTGATCTGCCTTTCATCTTTAAAGATGCAGACCACCTTCACAAAGTTCAAGATGGCGTAGTTGGCGAGGAGCTAAAAGGTCTTGTGACCAAGAAGGGCTTTGTAGCGCTTGATTATTGGGATGCTGGATTTAAGCACTTTAGCTCAAGCAAAAAACCGATCCTTGTGCCAGAAGATGCAAAAGGACAAAAATTTAGAATCCAAAGCTCAAAAGTGCTTGAAGAGCAGATCAAAGCGATCGGTGGCAACCCGCAAGTTCTGCCATTTTCAGAGGTTTATTCTGCGCTTCAACAAGGCGTAGTTGATGCGACTGAAAACCCACTATCAAATTTCTATAACTCTAAATTTCACGAGGTTCAAAGCTCTCTTACGCTTTCACACCACGGATATCTAGGCTATCTAGTTGTTATGAGTGATAAATTTTGGAACAAACTACCAGATGATCTAAAAGCAAATGTAAAACAAGCTCTAAGCGAAGCTACAGCTTACGAGAGAGAAGAGACAGCTAAAGAGGACGCTCACGTTATAGCCGAGCTTGAAAAATATATAGCAGACACCAAAAAGCTAGAAATTTTCAAGATAGACGACGCACAAAAAGCTGAGTGGGAGAAGACTATGCAGGCTATCTATCCTAAATTTTACGACGTCATCGGCAAAGAGCTTATAGAAAAAACAATCGAGACAAAATAA
- a CDS encoding GGDEF domain-containing protein: protein MTHDFVDQSSYKAIDDIYKTILDVMIAANALSLLLFMIIATPLLFMCLLFIAAGILLRIKFDIKYRVLISLAFHLNIILLVTIIVTTMGWNTGIWIILVGVIFINYFLAFDSKSLTYIMAFLELILLILLYFIHKDEAPLIPSAIRGTIVVCSIVFAFFIVLRLSMFADIITSSGYQQIRKETEELEKDSKHDFLTQLLNRRTIEKTLRFELIANKERSGNTNLVIMLGDIDNFKKINDTYGHDCGDEVLKDVASALKKSFRGKDYVCRWGGEEFLIILPDTKIEFIHEVSKRLKKQINNAKLPDKTPVTMTFGMLICANGVEVDFEQAITLVDKLLYEGKLNGKDRIELEILKKGSDA, encoded by the coding sequence TTGACACACGATTTTGTAGATCAAAGTAGTTATAAAGCTATCGATGATATCTATAAAACGATATTAGACGTTATGATAGCTGCAAATGCACTATCCTTGTTGCTTTTTATGATCATAGCTACACCACTACTTTTTATGTGCTTATTATTTATAGCAGCTGGAATATTGCTTAGAATAAAATTTGACATAAAATATAGAGTATTAATATCCCTTGCATTTCACCTAAATATTATATTGCTTGTTACTATTATTGTTACTACTATGGGTTGGAATACTGGAATTTGGATAATACTTGTTGGTGTAATTTTTATAAACTACTTCCTAGCGTTTGATTCAAAGAGCCTTACTTATATAATGGCATTTTTAGAATTAATCTTGCTTATACTTCTTTATTTTATTCATAAAGATGAGGCGCCGCTGATCCCATCAGCTATACGAGGGACGATAGTCGTGTGCAGTATTGTTTTTGCTTTTTTTATTGTTTTAAGACTTTCAATGTTTGCAGATATCATCACTTCTAGTGGATATCAGCAAATAAGAAAAGAGACGGAAGAGCTTGAAAAGGACTCAAAGCATGATTTTTTAACGCAGCTTTTAAATAGAAGAACAATAGAAAAAACTTTAAGATTTGAACTAATTGCCAACAAGGAAAGAAGTGGTAATACAAATTTAGTCATAATGCTAGGCGATATTGATAATTTTAAAAAAATAAACGATACATACGGGCATGACTGCGGTGATGAGGTCTTAAAAGATGTAGCCAGTGCCTTGAAGAAATCATTTAGAGGTAAAGACTATGTTTGCCGCTGGGGCGGAGAAGAATTTTTGATAATCTTGCCCGATACAAAGATAGAATTTATCCATGAAGTGAGCAAAAGGCTTAAAAAACAGATAAACAACGCAAAACTTCCAGATAAAACTCCAGTTACTATGACCTTTGGAATGCTAATATGCGCAAATGGTGTTGAGGTGGATTTTGAGCAAGCCATAACTTTAGTAGATAAGCTGCTTTACGAAGGCAAGCTAAATGGCAAAGACCGTATCGAATTGGAAATTTTAAAAAAGGGCTCGGATGCGTAG
- the frr gene encoding ribosome recycling factor, which translates to MLNRIYETQKEGCEKAIASLKRDFTTLRTGKVNINIVDHVMVDYYGSPTPLNQVATVLTSDASTIAITPWEKSMIKAISSAIQAANIGVNPNSDGESVKLFFPPMTVEQRQENAKHAKSMGEKAKVSIRNVRKDANDEVKKLEKDKAITEDESKKGQDEVQKITDTYTAKIDTLVKEKEAELLKI; encoded by the coding sequence ATGCTAAATAGAATTTACGAAACACAAAAAGAAGGCTGCGAAAAAGCAATAGCTTCATTAAAACGTGACTTTACAACGCTTAGAACGGGCAAGGTAAACATTAATATCGTAGATCATGTAATGGTTGATTATTATGGTTCGCCAACTCCACTTAACCAAGTAGCCACTGTGCTTACAAGCGACGCTTCAACTATCGCTATCACGCCTTGGGAAAAAAGTATGATAAAAGCCATATCATCGGCTATCCAAGCAGCAAATATCGGTGTCAATCCAAATAGTGATGGTGAGAGTGTTAAGCTATTTTTCCCACCTATGACCGTCGAGCAACGCCAAGAAAATGCAAAACATGCAAAATCAATGGGGGAAAAAGCCAAAGTTAGTATAAGAAACGTAAGAAAAGATGCAAATGATGAAGTCAAAAAGCTTGAAAAAGACAAAGCTATAACTGAGGACGAGAGCAAAAAGGGACAGGATGAGGTTCAAAAGATAACTGACACCTACACTGCAAAAATCGATACTCTTGTAAAAGAAAAAGAAGCCGAGCTTTTAAAAATCTAA
- the sodB gene encoding superoxide dismutase [Fe]: MFELRKLPFDANSNAVVSAKTCEYHYGKHHATYVANLNNLIKDTKFANASFYEILTNSEGGLYNNVAQVYNHDFYWDCIAKKSEMSSELKAAIEANFANFKEEFLKAATTLFGSGWAWLVFDPSSKKLEIVQTSNAKTPVSDGKVPLLVVDVWEHAYYIDNFNARPKYLETFYENINWEFVSKAYEWALKESLGSVEFYTKELHK; this comes from the coding sequence ATGTTTGAACTTAGAAAACTTCCATTTGATGCAAATAGCAATGCAGTAGTTAGCGCAAAAACCTGTGAATACCACTACGGCAAGCATCATGCAACTTACGTAGCAAATTTAAACAATCTTATAAAAGATACAAAATTTGCCAACGCATCTTTTTATGAAATTCTAACAAATAGCGAAGGTGGGCTTTACAACAATGTCGCTCAAGTTTATAACCACGACTTTTACTGGGACTGCATCGCTAAAAAAAGTGAGATGTCAAGCGAGCTAAAAGCTGCAATCGAAGCAAATTTTGCTAATTTTAAAGAGGAATTTTTAAAAGCAGCTACAACGCTTTTTGGCTCAGGCTGGGCGTGGCTTGTATTTGATCCAAGCAGCAAAAAGCTAGAGATCGTACAAACTAGCAATGCAAAAACTCCAGTGAGCGATGGCAAAGTGCCACTTCTAGTAGTTGATGTTTGGGAGCACGCTTACTACATCGATAACTTCAACGCCCGTCCAAAATACCTAGAGACATTTTATGAGAACATAAACTGGGAATTTGTAAGCAAAGCTTACGAGTGGGCGCTAAAAGAGAGTCTTGGCTCAGTTGAGTTTTATACAAAAGAACTTCACAAATAA